A single genomic interval of Streptomyces showdoensis harbors:
- a CDS encoding TetR/AcrR family transcriptional regulator, giving the protein MTSHASPAYRRLSVEERKHQLLDAAQTLFAHRAPEDVSLDDVAEAAGVSRPLVYRYFPGGKQQLYEAALRSSADALEHCFAEPPDGPPTERLARVLDRYLAFVDGHDAGFAALLRGGSVAETSRTSAIVDEVRRAAAEQILFHLGVDRPGPRLGMMVRTWIAAVEAASLIWVDEGKRPTPGELRDWLVDHLVALLAATAASDPETAKVVARLLARETPAGPVGTLARNVIPVVSEAAHLL; this is encoded by the coding sequence ATGACGAGTCACGCCTCGCCCGCGTACCGCCGCCTGAGCGTCGAGGAACGGAAGCACCAGCTGCTCGACGCCGCCCAGACGCTCTTCGCCCACCGGGCCCCCGAGGACGTCTCGCTCGACGACGTCGCCGAGGCCGCGGGCGTCTCGCGCCCGCTCGTCTACCGCTACTTCCCGGGCGGCAAGCAGCAGCTGTACGAGGCGGCCCTGCGCTCCTCGGCCGACGCCCTGGAGCACTGCTTCGCCGAGCCGCCGGACGGGCCGCCGACCGAGCGGCTCGCCCGGGTCCTGGACCGCTACCTGGCCTTCGTCGACGGGCACGACGCCGGGTTCGCCGCGCTGCTGCGCGGCGGCAGCGTCGCCGAGACCTCCCGGACCTCCGCCATCGTCGACGAGGTCCGGCGCGCGGCGGCCGAGCAGATCCTCTTCCACCTGGGCGTGGACCGGCCCGGGCCGCGGCTCGGGATGATGGTGCGGACCTGGATCGCGGCGGTCGAGGCGGCCTCCCTGATCTGGGTCGACGAGGGGAAGCGACCGACCCCCGGGGAGCTGCGGGACTGGCTGGTGGACCATCTGGTCGCCCTGCTCGCCGCGACCGCCGCGAGCGACCCGGAGACGGCGAAGGTGGTGGCCCGGCTGCTCGCCCGGGAGACCCCGGCGGGGCCGGTCGGCACCCTGGCGCGGAACGTCATCCCGGTGGTCAGCGAGGCCGCGCACCTGCTCTGA
- a CDS encoding ferritin-like domain-containing protein — MSTHDLYAQAPGEPVWQVPATGAARFNWDYDDGRDRLLALYQKGKDKQWDGATRIDWDLEVDPYDPLGTPDEAMSLYGTRHWAKLTEKDKGELRRHYSSWQFSQFLHGEQGAMICAARIVESVPDMDAKFYSATQTMDEARHAEIYSRFLHEKIGMLYPINDNLQSLLGDTLRDSRWDMPYLGMQVLIEGLALAAFGMIRDTTDKPLPKQILAYVMQDEARHVAFGRMALRDYYRQLTDAELREREEFVIEGCYLMRDRLRGVEVLENFGIPKKEAEALSEQSDFLRLFRKLLFSRIVPCVKDIGLWGERLQKAYLDMGVFDLGDSNLDLLMTQDEEIAEALDRERFAAEERERVEEVATAIAEGGASA, encoded by the coding sequence GTGTCGACGCACGACCTCTATGCGCAGGCCCCCGGGGAGCCCGTCTGGCAGGTGCCCGCGACCGGCGCCGCGCGCTTCAACTGGGATTATGACGACGGGCGCGACCGCCTCCTGGCCCTCTACCAGAAGGGCAAGGACAAGCAGTGGGACGGCGCCACGCGCATCGACTGGGACCTGGAGGTCGACCCGTACGACCCCCTCGGCACCCCGGACGAGGCGATGTCCCTCTACGGCACCCGGCACTGGGCCAAGCTCACCGAGAAGGACAAGGGCGAGCTGCGCCGGCACTACTCCTCCTGGCAGTTCAGCCAGTTCCTGCACGGCGAGCAGGGCGCGATGATCTGCGCCGCCCGGATCGTCGAGTCCGTGCCCGACATGGACGCCAAGTTCTACTCGGCCACCCAGACCATGGACGAGGCCCGGCACGCCGAGATCTACTCCCGCTTCCTGCACGAGAAGATCGGGATGCTCTACCCGATCAACGACAACCTGCAGAGCCTGCTCGGCGACACCCTGCGCGACTCCCGCTGGGACATGCCCTACCTCGGCATGCAGGTCCTCATCGAGGGCCTCGCGCTCGCCGCCTTCGGCATGATCCGCGACACCACCGACAAGCCGCTGCCCAAGCAGATCCTCGCGTACGTGATGCAGGACGAGGCCCGCCACGTCGCCTTCGGCCGGATGGCACTCCGCGACTACTACCGCCAGCTCACGGACGCCGAGCTGCGCGAGCGCGAGGAGTTCGTCATCGAGGGCTGCTACCTGATGCGGGACCGGCTGCGCGGCGTCGAGGTCCTGGAGAACTTCGGCATCCCGAAGAAGGAGGCGGAGGCCCTCAGCGAGCAGAGCGACTTCCTGCGCCTCTTCCGCAAGCTGCTGTTCAGCCGGATCGTCCCGTGCGTCAAGGACATCGGCCTGTGGGGCGAGCGCCTCCAGAAGGCCTACCTCGACATGGGCGTCTTCGACCTCGGCGACTCCAACCTCGACCTGCTGATGACCCAGGACGAGGAGATCGCCGAGGCCCTGGACCGCGAGCGCTTCGCGGCGGAGGAGCGGGAGCGGGTCGAGGAGGTCGCGACGGCGATCGCGGAGGGCGGGGCCTCCGCGTAG
- a CDS encoding GTP-binding protein yields MPAQPAGGSTAPPAARPEPDPEEGAQDWQLDHTRAPIATKVVVAGGFGVGKTTFVRAVSEITPLQTEALMTRASEDTDDLTATPDKLTTTVAMDFGRITLDDDLVLYVFGTPGQQRFWFMWDDLVRGAIGAIVMADTRRLTDCFPALDYFESCGLPYIVAVNHFEGTESFEVDDVREALTVPAHVPVVIMDARKRYSVVETLLAMVAHALEATPE; encoded by the coding sequence ATCCCCGCCCAGCCCGCGGGCGGCTCCACCGCCCCGCCCGCCGCCCGGCCCGAACCGGACCCCGAAGAGGGCGCCCAGGACTGGCAGCTGGACCACACCCGCGCCCCGATCGCGACCAAGGTCGTCGTCGCGGGCGGCTTCGGCGTCGGCAAGACCACCTTCGTCCGCGCGGTCTCCGAGATCACCCCGCTGCAGACCGAGGCCCTGATGACCCGGGCGAGCGAGGACACCGACGACCTCACCGCCACCCCCGACAAGCTCACGACCACCGTGGCGATGGACTTCGGGCGGATCACCCTCGACGACGACCTGGTGCTGTACGTCTTCGGCACGCCGGGGCAGCAGCGCTTCTGGTTCATGTGGGACGACCTGGTGCGCGGCGCGATCGGCGCCATCGTGATGGCCGACACGCGGCGGCTGACCGACTGCTTCCCCGCGCTGGACTACTTCGAGAGCTGTGGCCTGCCGTACATCGTGGCCGTCAACCACTTCGAGGGCACCGAGTCGTTCGAGGTGGACGACGTCCGCGAGGCGCTGACCGTGCCGGCCCACGTGCCGGTCGTGATCATGGACGCGCGCAAGCGGTACAGCGTGGTCGAGACCCTGCTCGCGATGGTCGCCCACGCGCTCGAAGCCACCCCCGAATAA
- a CDS encoding sensor histidine kinase, with the protein MQKKRPRSNNGARSQTPGDPQHPGLPAHGADSAPQAPAGRPKRVRGRLVAGVALVGVTVLAAGAPAILAASGDLDDTVGLVALAELDRQAVTLAHSLSDERDEVVAYIAAGRDEQGGDSASKRQVTSARSTRVDRQIDEIRPAAPEDLRRELAGLPAIRRTALTGKGSALDAHRAYTEVIAKLQALADRLAEGTPARAAEAVRAPAALGRATEHASAERGLLLAALAVPRPESTGGTHYDPATGTYVADEAEGAAEADRARSALTLAAQQARVRELAALADFDQAATTPARDSLAATVTGPDVKNAERYLARLTDRPELSESELNTDPAKLDAALSARIEQMRGVESALAAERAERFTALRDDDVTALEVRIAFLGGCLLVAVGISTYVARTLTRPLAVLRIGAARLAAAPEPHAEEPIRFTGRNDEFAQVVRSLNTLQGKLTALAARAERLDAERADQAGAREAVAAELAAQRAELQGHSARLTAELEKLRQTVQHTFVNLSLRSLGLVDRQLGVIEKLEEREQDPDRLATLFKLDHMATVMRRHSENLLVLAGHEHHHGHPGPVPLVDVLRAAVSEIERYERVSIQALPPHAQVAGFAADDLSHLVAELLENATSFSPPDSQVQLSGWLLESGEVMLSVQDGGIGIAPDRLAELNARLADPAIADGEGEGLGIRVAALLAARHGVRVELREQKPGGVAAVVVLPLPLLPTTPPAAVPPPVPVPGDAPVLTLPGSVAEANSNTLPSRHRDPLVEAAERAIAAAAEEGTLVAGTPLPERQPEPTQSPAPEPEATQAPAPEPVPAYEPEPTPEPAAAPAYEPEPEPAPHDALPAPTPVESVSETTLQVRLPDPPPEPDAHERAVEEPESLPDEAGPRPGRWERVTDKGLPKRTPRIVRQAGGATPPIRTRGVDAEALRRRLGGFQRGAEHGRRDVAAEIEAAQTARTEENTGDTVEEARS; encoded by the coding sequence GTGCAGAAGAAGCGGCCTCGGAGCAACAACGGCGCGCGGAGCCAGACCCCCGGTGACCCGCAGCACCCCGGCCTGCCCGCGCACGGCGCCGACAGCGCCCCCCAGGCCCCCGCCGGCCGCCCCAAGCGGGTCCGCGGCCGTCTCGTCGCCGGTGTCGCCCTGGTCGGCGTCACCGTCCTCGCCGCCGGCGCCCCCGCGATCCTCGCCGCCTCCGGCGACCTCGACGACACCGTCGGCCTGGTCGCGCTCGCCGAACTCGACCGCCAGGCCGTCACCCTCGCCCACTCCCTCTCCGACGAGCGCGACGAGGTCGTCGCGTACATCGCCGCGGGACGCGACGAGCAGGGCGGCGACAGCGCCTCCAAGCGCCAGGTCACCAGCGCCCGGTCCACCCGGGTCGACCGCCAGATCGACGAGATCCGCCCGGCCGCCCCCGAGGACCTCCGCCGCGAGCTCGCCGGACTGCCCGCGATCCGCCGCACCGCCCTCACCGGCAAGGGCTCCGCGCTCGACGCGCACCGGGCGTACACCGAGGTCATCGCCAAGCTCCAGGCCCTCGCCGACCGGCTCGCCGAGGGCACCCCCGCGCGCGCCGCCGAGGCCGTCCGGGCCCCCGCCGCCCTCGGCCGCGCCACCGAACATGCCTCCGCCGAGCGCGGCCTGCTGCTCGCCGCGCTCGCCGTCCCCCGGCCCGAGTCCACCGGCGGCACCCACTACGACCCCGCCACCGGCACCTACGTCGCCGACGAGGCGGAGGGCGCCGCCGAGGCCGACCGGGCCAGGTCCGCGCTGACCCTCGCCGCCCAGCAGGCCAGGGTCCGCGAACTCGCCGCCCTCGCCGACTTCGACCAGGCCGCCACCACCCCCGCGCGCGACTCCCTCGCCGCCACCGTCACCGGCCCCGACGTCAAGAACGCCGAGCGCTACCTGGCCCGGCTCACCGACCGGCCCGAGCTCTCCGAGTCCGAACTCAACACCGACCCGGCCAAGCTGGACGCCGCGCTCTCCGCCCGCATCGAGCAGATGCGCGGCGTCGAGTCCGCCCTCGCCGCGGAGCGCGCCGAACGCTTCACCGCGCTCCGCGACGACGACGTCACCGCGCTCGAAGTGCGCATCGCCTTCCTCGGCGGCTGCCTGCTCGTCGCCGTCGGCATCTCCACCTACGTGGCCCGCACCCTCACCCGGCCGCTCGCCGTGCTGCGCATCGGCGCCGCCCGGCTCGCCGCCGCCCCCGAGCCGCACGCCGAGGAGCCGATCCGCTTCACCGGCCGCAACGACGAGTTCGCCCAGGTCGTCCGCTCCCTCAACACCCTCCAGGGCAAGCTGACCGCGCTCGCCGCCCGCGCCGAGCGGCTCGACGCCGAGCGCGCCGACCAGGCCGGCGCCCGCGAGGCCGTCGCCGCCGAACTGGCCGCCCAGCGGGCCGAGCTCCAGGGCCACAGCGCCCGGCTCACCGCCGAGCTCGAAAAGCTCCGGCAGACCGTCCAGCACACCTTCGTCAACCTCTCGCTGCGCAGCCTCGGGCTGGTCGACCGCCAGCTCGGCGTGATCGAGAAGCTGGAGGAGCGCGAGCAGGACCCGGACCGCCTCGCCACCCTCTTCAAGCTCGACCACATGGCGACCGTCATGCGCCGCCACAGCGAGAACCTCCTGGTCCTCGCCGGCCACGAGCACCACCACGGGCACCCCGGCCCGGTGCCGCTCGTCGACGTGCTGCGGGCCGCCGTCAGCGAGATCGAGCGCTACGAGCGGGTCAGCATCCAGGCGCTGCCGCCGCACGCGCAGGTCGCCGGCTTCGCCGCGGACGACCTGAGCCACCTGGTCGCCGAGCTCCTGGAGAACGCCACCTCCTTCTCGCCGCCCGACTCCCAGGTCCAGCTCTCCGGCTGGCTCCTGGAGTCCGGCGAGGTCATGCTCTCCGTCCAGGACGGCGGCATCGGCATCGCGCCCGACCGGCTCGCCGAGCTCAACGCCCGGCTCGCCGACCCCGCGATCGCCGACGGCGAGGGCGAGGGGCTCGGCATCCGGGTCGCCGCGCTGCTCGCCGCCCGCCACGGCGTACGGGTCGAGCTGCGCGAGCAGAAGCCCGGCGGCGTCGCGGCCGTCGTGGTCCTCCCGCTTCCGCTGCTCCCCACCACCCCGCCGGCCGCCGTGCCCCCGCCGGTCCCGGTCCCGGGCGACGCGCCCGTGCTCACGCTCCCCGGCTCGGTCGCCGAGGCCAACTCCAACACGCTGCCCTCCCGCCACCGCGACCCCCTGGTGGAGGCCGCGGAACGCGCGATCGCGGCGGCCGCGGAAGAAGGCACCCTCGTCGCCGGTACGCCCCTGCCGGAGCGGCAGCCGGAGCCGACGCAGTCCCCGGCGCCCGAGCCGGAGGCCACGCAGGCCCCCGCGCCCGAGCCCGTACCGGCGTACGAGCCGGAGCCGACGCCCGAGCCCGCCGCCGCGCCCGCGTACGAGCCGGAGCCCGAGCCCGCCCCCCACGACGCCCTCCCCGCCCCGACTCCCGTGGAGTCCGTCTCCGAGACCACGCTCCAGGTCAGGCTCCCGGACCCCCCGCCGGAGCCCGACGCGCACGAGCGGGCCGTCGAGGAGCCGGAGAGCCTGCCGGACGAGGCCGGGCCGCGGCCCGGGCGGTGGGAGCGGGTCACGGACAAGGGGCTGCCCAAGCGGACGCCGCGGATCGTGCGGCAGGCCGGCGGCGCCACCCCGCCGATACGCACCCGCGGCGTCGACGCGGAGGCCCTGCGCCGCCGGCTCGGCGGCTTCCAGCGGGGCGCCGAGCACGGCCGCCGCGACGTGGCCGCCGAGATCGAGGCCGCACAGACAGCACGTACCGAGGAGAACACGGGGGACACAGTCGAGGAGGCACGCAGTTGA
- a CDS encoding styrene monooxygenase/indole monooxygenase family protein, with product MRKILIVGAGQSGLQLALGLQSRGYEVTLMSNRTADEIRSGRVMSTQCMFDTALQHERDLGINFWEPQAPRIEGVGVSVAAPDGGRAIDWVGKLRGYAQSVDQRVKMAGWMETFAQRGGQLVIHGAAVGDLDYFARSYDLVLVSAGKGELVSMFGRDAARSPYAEPQRALAVSYVHGLGPRPEHPDFDAVRCNVVPGVGELFVMPTLTTSGRADILFWEGVPGGPLDVFQGVKDPSEHLALTLELMERFTPWEYARVIKVELTDAGGTLAGRYAPTVRNPVGRLPGGGLVLGVADVVVANDPITGQGSNSASKCAAAYLASIVEHGDGAFDEAWMRATFERYWRTAQHVTKWTNAMLAPPPEHVLNLLGAAGGLQPVADRFANGFDDPADFEEFFFDPEKTSAYLASVAGA from the coding sequence ATGCGGAAGATACTCATAGTCGGGGCCGGCCAGTCCGGCCTCCAGCTCGCCCTCGGTCTGCAGTCCCGGGGCTACGAAGTCACCCTGATGTCCAACCGCACCGCGGACGAGATCCGGTCCGGCCGGGTCATGTCCACGCAGTGCATGTTCGACACCGCGCTCCAGCACGAGCGCGACCTCGGCATCAACTTCTGGGAGCCCCAGGCCCCGCGGATCGAGGGCGTCGGCGTCTCCGTCGCCGCGCCCGACGGCGGCCGCGCCATCGACTGGGTCGGCAAGCTCCGCGGCTACGCCCAGTCCGTCGACCAGCGCGTGAAGATGGCCGGCTGGATGGAGACCTTCGCCCAGCGCGGCGGCCAGCTCGTCATCCACGGCGCCGCCGTCGGCGACCTCGACTACTTCGCCCGCAGCTACGACCTGGTGCTGGTCTCGGCCGGCAAGGGCGAGCTGGTCTCCATGTTCGGCCGGGACGCCGCGCGCTCCCCGTACGCCGAGCCGCAGCGCGCCCTCGCCGTCAGCTACGTCCACGGGCTCGGCCCGCGGCCCGAGCACCCCGACTTCGACGCGGTGCGGTGCAACGTGGTGCCGGGCGTCGGCGAGCTGTTCGTCATGCCGACCCTCACCACCTCCGGCCGCGCCGACATCCTCTTCTGGGAGGGCGTCCCAGGCGGCCCGCTCGACGTCTTCCAGGGCGTCAAGGACCCCTCCGAGCACCTGGCCCTCACGCTGGAGCTGATGGAGAGGTTCACGCCCTGGGAGTACGCGCGGGTTATCAAGGTCGAACTGACCGACGCCGGCGGCACCCTGGCAGGCCGCTACGCCCCGACCGTCCGCAACCCCGTCGGGCGGCTCCCGGGCGGCGGGCTGGTCCTCGGCGTCGCCGACGTGGTCGTCGCCAACGACCCGATCACCGGCCAGGGCTCCAACTCCGCCTCCAAGTGCGCCGCCGCGTACCTCGCCTCGATCGTCGAGCACGGCGACGGCGCCTTCGACGAGGCCTGGATGCGGGCCACCTTCGAGCGCTACTGGCGGACCGCCCAGCACGTCACCAAGTGGACCAACGCGATGCTCGCGCCGCCGCCGGAGCACGTCCTGAACCTGCTCGGCGCCGCGGGCGGGCTCCAGCCGGTCGCCGACCGCTTCGCGAACGGCTTCGACGACCCGGCCGACTTCGAGGAGTTCTTCTTCGACCCCGAGAAGACCTCCGCCTACCTGGCCTCGGTCGCCGGGGCCTGA
- a CDS encoding AurF N-oxygenase family protein yields the protein MASLTEPDFALLRDALGPLRDREQVAERLLESSLKHSFDPETELDWDAPFEDGKWFWPPELLSLYDTPLWRKMSEDQRIELSRHEAASLASLGIWFEIILMQLLVRHIYDKSLTSKHVRYALTEIADECRHSMMFARLITRGGSPEYPVPRVYHNLGRVLKTVSTTPGSFAATLLGEEILDWMQRLTFPDERVQPLVRGVTRIHVVEEARHVRYAREELRRQMATAPRWEQEFTRLSCGEAARVFSTCFVNPKVYDNVGLDRREAVAQVRASGHRREVMQSGAKRLTDFLDDIGVLRGAGRRLWKSSGLLA from the coding sequence ATGGCCAGTCTCACCGAGCCCGACTTCGCCCTCCTGCGTGACGCCCTCGGCCCGCTGCGCGACCGTGAACAGGTCGCCGAGCGGCTGCTGGAGTCCTCCCTCAAGCACTCCTTCGACCCCGAGACCGAGCTCGACTGGGACGCCCCCTTCGAGGACGGGAAGTGGTTCTGGCCGCCGGAGCTGCTCTCCCTCTACGACACCCCGCTGTGGCGGAAGATGTCCGAGGACCAGCGCATCGAGCTCTCCCGGCACGAGGCCGCCTCGCTCGCCTCGCTCGGGATCTGGTTCGAGATCATCCTCATGCAGCTGCTCGTCCGGCACATCTACGACAAGTCGCTGACCAGCAAGCACGTCCGCTACGCCCTCACCGAGATCGCCGACGAGTGCCGGCACTCGATGATGTTCGCGCGGCTGATCACCCGCGGCGGCTCGCCCGAGTACCCGGTGCCGCGGGTCTACCACAACCTCGGCCGGGTCCTGAAGACCGTCTCCACCACCCCCGGCTCCTTCGCCGCGACCCTCCTCGGCGAGGAGATCCTGGACTGGATGCAGCGCCTCACCTTCCCCGACGAGCGGGTCCAGCCGCTGGTCCGCGGCGTCACCCGGATCCACGTCGTCGAGGAGGCCCGGCACGTGCGGTACGCACGGGAGGAGCTGCGCCGGCAGATGGCGACGGCCCCGCGCTGGGAGCAGGAGTTCACCCGCCTCAGCTGCGGCGAGGCCGCCCGGGTCTTCTCCACCTGCTTCGTGAACCCGAAGGTGTACGACAACGTCGGCCTGGACCGCCGCGAGGCCGTCGCCCAGGTGAGGGCGAGCGGCCACCGGCGCGAGGTGATGCAGTCCGGGGCCAAGCGCCTGACCGACTTCCTGGACGACATCGGCGTGCTGCGCGGCGCGGGCCGCCGGCTCTGGAAGTCCTCCGGGCTGCTCGCCTGA
- a CDS encoding C40 family peptidase, with amino-acid sequence MSVRLLRTVCTGGLAALTVLTALTGVPGVTGHPARAAEPPAPGSSEPPETSEPRETPESRETPTTPPPTPPAAPETPEAAAGEPSGTPETPETPGSALAPAAGPESLGSLLARLQSLYRQTERATEAFNAGEETLKRQTADTRQVDARLAAARAELARGRDEAGRLAREQYQGRSELSPYLRLLLARDPQHALDQNHLFARAARDRAGTVARLQGAEKRAADLAAASRKALDRRRSLAARQRTHRDEVQERLREVEGLLAALSPEELARLGALERTQTAGAQAELLGSGVLDGPRSPSRAGAEALRFAVAQIGKPYEWGAEGPDTYDCSGLTQRAWASAGRELPRTSQEQWQTLPRVPLSRLRPGDLVVYFPEATHVALYLGDGLVVHAPRPGARIKVSPLAANPLLGAVRPDPDTPALTTYAPPELPAGATDGADEGYGGDGPSGGDQRSRGEGRSGGGQAPATEAR; translated from the coding sequence GTGTCGGTACGGCTGCTGCGCACGGTCTGCACGGGGGGACTCGCGGCCCTGACGGTCCTGACGGCCCTGACGGGCGTGCCGGGGGTGACCGGCCACCCGGCGAGGGCCGCCGAGCCACCGGCGCCGGGGAGTTCGGAGCCACCGGAGACGTCGGAGCCACGGGAGACGCCGGAGTCACGGGAGACGCCGACGACCCCGCCCCCGACCCCGCCCGCGGCACCGGAGACGCCGGAGGCCGCCGCGGGAGAGCCCTCCGGGACCCCCGAGACCCCCGAGACCCCCGGATCGGCCCTCGCCCCCGCCGCCGGCCCCGAGTCCCTCGGCTCCCTCCTCGCGCGGCTGCAGAGCCTCTACCGGCAGACCGAGCGGGCCACCGAGGCCTTCAACGCCGGCGAGGAGACGCTCAAGCGGCAGACCGCCGACACCCGGCAGGTGGACGCCCGCCTCGCCGCCGCCCGGGCCGAGCTGGCCCGGGGCAGGGACGAGGCCGGACGGCTGGCCCGGGAGCAGTACCAGGGGCGCTCCGAACTCTCCCCGTACCTGCGGCTGCTGCTCGCCCGCGACCCCCAGCACGCCCTGGACCAGAACCACCTGTTCGCCCGGGCCGCCCGGGACCGCGCCGGGACCGTCGCGCGGCTCCAGGGGGCCGAGAAGCGCGCCGCGGACCTGGCGGCGGCCTCCCGCAAGGCGCTGGACCGGCGCCGCTCCCTGGCCGCCCGGCAGCGGACCCACCGCGACGAGGTGCAGGAGCGGCTCCGCGAGGTGGAGGGGCTGCTGGCCGCCCTCTCCCCCGAGGAGCTCGCCCGGCTCGGCGCCCTGGAACGCACCCAGACCGCCGGAGCCCAGGCCGAACTCCTCGGCTCCGGCGTCCTCGACGGCCCCCGCTCCCCGTCGCGGGCGGGCGCCGAGGCGCTGCGCTTCGCGGTGGCGCAGATCGGGAAGCCGTACGAGTGGGGCGCCGAGGGCCCCGACACGTACGACTGCTCGGGGCTCACCCAGCGGGCCTGGGCGAGCGCGGGCCGCGAGCTCCCCCGGACCAGCCAGGAGCAGTGGCAGACCCTCCCCCGCGTCCCGCTCTCCCGGCTGCGCCCGGGCGACCTGGTCGTCTACTTCCCCGAGGCCACCCACGTCGCCCTCTACCTCGGCGACGGCCTCGTGGTGCACGCCCCGCGCCCCGGCGCCCGGATCAAGGTCTCCCCGCTCGCCGCCAACCCGCTCCTCGGCGCCGTGCGCCCCGATCCCGACACCCCGGCCCTGACGACGTACGCGCCGCCCGAGCTCCCGGCGGGAGCCACGGACGGCGCGGACGAGGGGTACGGCGGGGACGGACCGTCCGGCGGGGACCAGCGGTCCCGCGGGGAAGGACGGTCCGGCGGGGGTCAGGCCCCGGCGACCGAGGCCAGGTAG
- a CDS encoding DUF742 domain-containing protein, protein MTSASSAHHPHRLPIRGEGRRPARVRPYSLTGGRTRFAHVLLVETFVAALEAAPERKVLTDGGRAARGLMPEMRAIVEVCRRMRTVAEISALLKMPLGVVRVLLSDLADQGKIRVYGTGHGTDRPDRALLERVLSGLRRL, encoded by the coding sequence GTGACGTCAGCCTCCTCGGCCCACCACCCGCACCGGCTGCCCATACGCGGCGAGGGGCGGCGCCCCGCGCGCGTCCGCCCCTACTCGCTCACCGGCGGCCGCACCCGCTTCGCCCACGTCCTCCTCGTCGAGACCTTCGTGGCCGCGCTGGAGGCGGCGCCGGAGCGCAAGGTCCTGACCGACGGGGGGCGCGCCGCGCGCGGGCTCATGCCGGAGATGCGGGCCATCGTCGAGGTCTGCCGCCGGATGCGCACGGTGGCGGAGATCTCGGCGCTCCTGAAGATGCCGTTGGGAGTCGTCCGGGTGCTGCTCAGCGACCTGGCCGACCAGGGAAAGATCCGCGTGTACGGGACGGGGCACGGCACCGACCGGCCCGACCGCGCGCTCCTCGAAAGGGTGCTGAGTGGACTCCGCCGTCTCTGA
- a CDS encoding protein phosphatase 2C domain-containing protein: MRTEAVTLPGSPERPNEDWAAAALPASGAGGTVVVLDGVTPPAGDDGCVHTVPWFTARLGGALTELSASRPDLTLSEILALAIRRTADAHRNTCDLSHVRTPQATVAMARWDGATVEHLVLSDAALLLQAADGSVRAVLDDRLDHVPEEVLRSLEATDRLRNREGGFFTAAADPAVAARAVTGTTPRARVRALAALTDGATRWVQLFGEGDWADCFGVLAKEGAHGLLQRVRALEGADAEAGGVHRWKLHDDATAVYAEL, translated from the coding sequence ATGCGCACCGAAGCGGTCACCCTGCCCGGCAGCCCCGAACGCCCCAATGAGGACTGGGCGGCCGCAGCCCTGCCCGCCTCGGGGGCGGGCGGCACGGTCGTGGTCCTCGACGGGGTGACGCCCCCGGCGGGCGACGACGGTTGTGTGCACACGGTGCCCTGGTTCACCGCCCGACTCGGCGGCGCTTTGACGGAACTGTCCGCTTCGCGCCCCGATCTGACGCTGTCCGAGATCCTCGCCCTCGCAATCCGGCGCACCGCGGACGCCCACCGGAACACCTGTGACCTTTCTCACGTGCGGACTCCGCAGGCGACGGTGGCCATGGCGCGCTGGGACGGGGCGACGGTGGAGCACCTCGTCCTGTCGGACGCGGCCCTGCTCCTCCAGGCCGCCGACGGGTCGGTACGCGCGGTGCTCGACGACCGGCTGGACCACGTCCCGGAGGAGGTGCTGCGCTCCCTGGAGGCGACCGACCGGCTGCGCAACCGGGAGGGCGGCTTCTTCACCGCCGCCGCCGATCCGGCCGTGGCCGCGCGGGCGGTGACGGGCACGACGCCCCGCGCGCGGGTGCGGGCCCTGGCGGCGCTCACGGACGGGGCGACCCGCTGGGTGCAGCTGTTCGGGGAGGGCGACTGGGCGGACTGCTTCGGGGTGCTCGCGAAGGAGGGGGCGCACGGCCTGCTCCAGCGGGTCCGGGCGCTGGAGGGCGCCGACGCGGAGGCGGGCGGGGTGCACCGCTGGAAGCTGCACGACGACGCGACGGCGGTGTACGCGGAGCTGTAG
- a CDS encoding roadblock/LC7 domain-containing protein — protein sequence MTATGTFGLSSEARNLQWLLGNLVEEVPGVRSVAVVSSDGLLLLSSDPEVQSAAAEADRPEGPRGSTADLATIVSGIGSLTVGAARLMDGGGVKQTMVAMEEGSVFVMSISDGSLLGVHATPDCDMSVIAYHMALFVGRAGHVLTPELRSELAKSMESYQ from the coding sequence TTGACTGCGACCGGAACATTCGGGCTGAGCAGCGAGGCCCGCAATCTGCAATGGCTGTTGGGCAACCTCGTCGAGGAGGTGCCGGGGGTCCGCTCCGTCGCCGTCGTCTCCTCCGACGGGCTGCTCCTGCTCTCGTCCGACCCGGAGGTGCAGAGCGCGGCCGCCGAGGCCGACCGGCCCGAGGGGCCGCGGGGCTCCACCGCCGACCTGGCCACCATCGTCTCCGGCATCGGCAGCCTCACCGTGGGTGCCGCCCGGCTGATGGACGGCGGCGGGGTGAAGCAGACGATGGTCGCCATGGAGGAGGGCAGCGTCTTCGTCATGTCGATCAGCGACGGCTCGCTGCTCGGCGTGCACGCCACCCCCGACTGCGACATGAGCGTCATCGCGTACCACATGGCGCTCTTCGTCGGCCGCGCCGGACACGTGCTCACCCCCGAGCTCCGCAGCGAACTGGCCAAGTCGATGGAGAGCTACCAGTGA